One genomic window of Bradyrhizobium sp. B124 includes the following:
- a CDS encoding pyridoxal-phosphate dependent enzyme, protein MNAPTKPFTADVVEMLSFPTFVQVTHNLIAAKFDLMKFTPAKCILDIALATGRLRADGHVIESSSGTFALALAILCSLYDLRLTLVTGPTSDVVRWRLENLGAVLHTVHASKNCEGGIQQARLEVLAGLRSSIPKSFWPQQYTNYLNSFSYRPIAERVLLTQPKIDVIVGTVGSGGSLFGVASVLQHANPDLKVVAVDHNRSVIFGAQARRISKMCRETFEQILAMGAGIPMGNVDFERCDEVHWVPVPKMVQKVHDFHRRSGMLVGPSSGAALTVAEWFAAQDPSRTVLTILPDHGVRYVETMFNPGWLNNWNEDLSRDWAGPRDIASLQEVSEGWCRFMWGRRKYRDVAGVDPAPRPAGYNP, encoded by the coding sequence ATGAATGCACCTACAAAGCCGTTCACCGCCGATGTTGTCGAAATGCTTTCCTTCCCAACGTTCGTACAAGTCACGCACAATTTGATTGCCGCGAAATTCGATCTTATGAAGTTCACGCCGGCGAAATGTATACTTGATATCGCACTGGCAACTGGACGACTGCGGGCTGACGGACATGTGATTGAAAGCAGTTCTGGCACGTTTGCCTTGGCGCTGGCTATCCTGTGCTCTTTATATGACCTCCGCCTCACGCTGGTTACCGGTCCAACATCTGACGTGGTCCGCTGGCGCCTAGAGAATCTGGGCGCAGTCCTACATACAGTTCACGCCAGCAAGAACTGCGAAGGCGGAATCCAGCAAGCCCGCCTTGAGGTGCTGGCCGGGTTGCGCTCATCGATTCCCAAGAGCTTTTGGCCACAACAGTACACAAATTATCTGAACTCTTTTTCTTACAGGCCGATCGCCGAGCGTGTTCTGCTGACACAGCCAAAAATTGATGTGATCGTTGGTACGGTGGGCAGCGGTGGATCCCTGTTTGGAGTTGCGTCAGTCTTGCAACACGCGAATCCCGATTTGAAGGTCGTCGCTGTCGATCACAATAGAAGCGTTATTTTTGGTGCCCAAGCTCGGCGGATCAGCAAGATGTGCAGGGAAACGTTCGAGCAAATTCTGGCAATGGGAGCCGGAATTCCCATGGGCAACGTAGATTTTGAACGTTGCGACGAGGTCCACTGGGTCCCAGTGCCGAAGATGGTGCAAAAGGTACACGATTTTCATCGACGTAGCGGAATGCTTGTCGGACCGTCGAGTGGTGCCGCTCTTACGGTTGCGGAGTGGTTTGCAGCTCAGGACCCCTCGCGTACCGTTCTGACTATTCTACCGGACCACGGCGTCCGTTATGTGGAAACAATGTTTAACCCTGGATGGTTGAACAACTGGAACGAGGACCTTAGTCGTGATTGGGCAGGGCCAAGAGACATCGCTTCACTACAGGAGGTATCGGAAGGATGGTGCCGATTCATGTGGGGCCGACGCAAATACCGGGATGTCGCCGGGGTCGATCCGGCGCCCCGACCTGCTGGGTATAATCCGTAA